The following coding sequences are from one Alosa alosa isolate M-15738 ecotype Scorff River chromosome 13, AALO_Geno_1.1, whole genome shotgun sequence window:
- the vsig10l gene encoding V-set and immunoglobulin domain-containing protein 10-like: protein MFILNSVDFHHTYFGLLLIFLIRGCESSVKPIGPSLFKALVGTNVSLAITYTSQNAPPQVSWWKDGVSIAHWTVGIGEPQIASRYKDVLSVEDDGSLTFSNLTLDYTGTYEVIVVQVMSEERRALFNLTVYDIIEKVSLHTWPNDAVEGNGTFTLYYITAKGEAEEVQWFFNGTELQHGSHYSVSGKNLSIIHPRRTDTGLYSVTLKNPFSFGTYSRNVTVLYGPDQPMLDVSPTKDFFVLGESLWFSCGAQGEPVPAVSWAFMAQAVPSAQPGALHIANAQTSQSGVYTCMLINTQTGAQLNKSVTVNIYKSPAGSPVCSVHAVDESAALQYHCQWPGGTPGAQLSFPTLNTSSAGIGELNMTVDNPQGLDGTEVACVVHHPVYQGQCNITARKTAGLLPSVSAAVNENGKLLVTIGCVTEAIPNATVTWSMSGEDVSSLSDHEVSMDTTWLHIGNFNIITAGLHTYKCTAANPLGRQSSDIIPTGPAISEASLSSNEEGTVIMLFWEVPSMAIVTGFDIQMKGPDLSDPSTNITVSQSERAKEYQTLQVRPASSRSAEISGLDPKARYHFRVIPMAGQSAGEPSEPLSTGPGGLSGPAIAGIAAGIPCSLLVLLVVCVVLPCVLYHKKRNSEARYPVSRAVEKAVTTLSSPHHLLTSGLKLPPDYRLHQPPVAGHSRPMPSEPL from the exons ATGTTCATTTTAAACAGCGTCGATTTTCACCACACGTATTTTGGACTACTTCTGATTTTCCTTATTAGAG GATGCGAGTCATCAGTCAAGCCTATTGGCCCTTCATTGTTCAAAGCCCTGGTTGGCACCAATGTAAGCCTTGCCATTACCTACACCAGTCAGAACGCACCACCACAGGTGTCCTGGTGGAAAGATGGCGTCTCCATTGCTCACTGGACGGTTGGCATTGGCGAACCTCAAATTGCTTCTCGGTATAAGGATGTTCTGTCGGTGGAGGATGATGGTTCCCTGACATTCAGCAATTTGACTCTTGATTACACTGGAACCTATGAAGTCATTGTGGTGCAGGTGATGTCGGAGGAACGCAGAGCATTATTCAACCTAACAGTTTATG ACATAATTGAAAAAGTCTCGTTGCACACTTGGCCAAATGATGCTGTTGAAGGCAATGGAACATTCACTTTATATTACATCACAGCAAAAGGAGAGGCAGAAGAGGTGCAGTGGTTCTTCAATGGGACAGAACTGCAGCATGGTTCTCACTACTCCGTGAGCGGGAAGAACCTCTCCATCATTCATCCACGCAGAACAGACACAGGCCTGTACAGCGTCACCCTTAAGAACCCGTTCAGCTTTGGAACCTACTCAAGGAATGTCACTGTTTTGT ATGGACCAGATCAACCCATGCTGGACGTGAGCCCAACAAAGGACTTCTTTGTTCTGGGGGAGTCTCTGTGGTTCTCCTGCGGGGCGCAAGGGGAGCCTGTGCCAGCGGTCTCCTGGGCATTCATGGCACAGGCTGTCCCCAGTGCCCAGCCAGGGGCACTTCACATCGCCAATGCCCAGACCAGCCAGAGCGGCGTTTACACCTGCATGCTGATAAACACCCAAACTGGAGCACAGCTGAACAAGAGTGTCACTGTTAACATCTATA AGAGCCCTGCGGGCAGCCCTGTGTGTTCCGTTCACGCTGTGGACGAGAGCGCAGCGCTGCAGTACCACTGCCAGTGGCCAGGGGGCACCCCAGGGGCACAGCTGTCCTTCCCCACTCTCAACACTTCCAGCGCTGGGATCGGGGAGCTCAACATGACCGTGGATAACCCCCAGGGCTTAGACGGGACAGAGGTGGCATGTGTCGTCCACCACCCCGTTTACCAGGGACAGTGCAACATCACTGCAC GCAAGACAGCAGGCCTCCTCCCCTCGGTCTCAGCCGCTGTGAATGAGAACGGCAAGCTGCTGGTGACCATCGGATGTGTCACTGAGGCCATACCGAATGCCACGGTGACCTGGTCAATGTCTGGGGAGGATGTGAGCTCTCTGAGTGACCATGAGGTCAGCATGGACACCACCTGGCTCCACATTGGGAATTTCAACATCATCACTGCTGGCCTTCACACTTACAAATGCACTGCTGCCAATCCTTTAGGCAGACAAAGCAGCGATATCATTCCGACAG GTCCTGCCATTTCAGAAGCAAGTCTTTCCTCCAATGAGGAAGGAACAGTAATTATGCTCTTTTGGGAGGTACCATCTATGGCTATAGTTACAG GTTTTGATATCCAGATGAAGGGGCCTGACCTCTCTGATCCATCCACCAACATAACGGTCAGCCAAAGTGAGCGAGCCAAGGAATACCAGACCCTCCAGGTGAGGCCTGCCTCCTCAAGAAGTGCAGAAATCTCAGGACTTGACCCCAAAGCAAGATACCACTTCCGGGTCATCCCCATGGCAGGCCAGAGTGCTGGGGAGCCGTCGGAGCCGTTGAGTACTGGGCCAG GAGGGCTGAGTGGACCGGCCATCGCTGGCATTGCTGCTGGGATCCCCTGCAGTCTGCTAGTCCTTCTGGTCGTCTGTGTCGTGTTGCCCTGTGTCCTCTACCACAAGAAGAGGA ACAGCGAAGCAAGATATCCTGTCTCCAGGGCTGTGGAGAAG GCTGTAACAACTCTGAGCTCACCCCACCACCTTTTAACAAGCGGTTTGAAATTGCCACCAGACTACAGACTTCACCAG cctccTGTTGCGGGGCACTCTCGTCCTATGCCCTCAGAGCCCCTGTGA
- the lim2.5 gene encoding lens intrinsic membrane protein 2.5, whose product MYSFMGGGLFCAIVGNILLVVSTATDYWMQYRLSGSFAHQGLWRYCMSGKCYMQTDSIAYWNATRAFMILSAMSCFAGIIAGILSFAHFSAFERFNRSFAAGIMFFVSTLFVLLAMAIYTGVTVNFLGKRFGDWRFSWSYILGWVALLMTFFAGIFYMCAYRMHECRRVAGPR is encoded by the exons ATGTACAGCTTTATGGGAGGGGGCTTATTCTGCGCCATCGTGGGGAACATCCTGCTGGTGGTCTCCACAGCGACCGACTACTGGATGCAGTACCGGCTGTCGGGTAGTTTCGCCCACCAGGGTCTGTGGAGGTATTGCATGTCCGGCAAGTGCTATATGCAGACCGACAGCATCG CTTACTGGAATGCCACCCGTGCTTTCATGATTCTGTCGGCCATGTCGTGTTTCGCCGGCATCATCGCGGGTATTCTCTCCTTTGCCCACTTCTCCGCCTTCGAGAGATTCAACCGCTCCTTCGCTGCAGGAATCATGTTCTTCGTTTCAA CTCTTTTCGTTTTGCTGGCGATGGCCATCTACACGGGCGTGACGGTGAACTTCCTGGGAAAGCGCTTTGGAGACTGGCGCTTCTCCTGGTCCTACATACTGGGCTGGGTGGCTTTGCTCATGACATTTTTTGCAG GGATATTTTACATGTGTGCCTACAGAATGCATGAATGCCGGAGAGTGGCCGGGCCACGCTAA